In the Pelmatolapia mariae isolate MD_Pm_ZW linkage group LG10_11, Pm_UMD_F_2, whole genome shotgun sequence genome, TCTTCTGCACATTGATCTTAAAAGTAATTTCtcatctgctggagccacttgaCCAGTCTGAGGGTCACTGCCCCGAGTTTCCGATTACCAATGGCTCCTCTCTCAACCTTTGGTATTTCTTGACCTTCttctgttccttcttcctgattttGCTATCACTCAGTATAGCTACATCTCTTACTACAGccatcttcctctgcttgtccaccactactatgtccggttggttagccatcactagtttgtccgtctgtatctgcaAGTCCCACAGGCTCTTAGCTCAGTCATTCTCAACCACCATAGGGGGTGTTTCCCATTTTGACCTtaggacttccaggccatattcgCAGATGTTACTGTACACTatgccagccacttggttatggtgttccatgtatgccctgcttgctagcatcttgcaccttGCTGTTATGTGGATGGAGCATCGTTGCATAGCTTGCACTTGGAGTCTTACCTGGTGTGGTATATCCCAGCCTCTGTGGATTTGTGcttagagcttgttcctgtgctgccatgattagtttctttgagctgtttttcattccagctttgtccagctactggtaggatttcttgaTATCAGCCACTTCTTCTATCTGCTGGTAGTACTTGCCACACAGGGGCCTGTTCTTCCATGGTGGTTCCTCTTCTTGCTCTACAGGTTTATGCTGCCTGAAGTATTCACTAAGCACATGATCAGTTGTGGCCATTTTCCTGATGTTCTCATGGATTATCCTGGATAGTGGTCCTGACATTCACTAGTCCTTGgtctccttccttccacttagcgtacagTCTTATTGTACTGGATTTGGGGTGAATCCCTCCattcatggtaaggagcttcctTATCAAGTTAGGGTCCAGCTGATCTTgtacagttctaggcattccaggatccatgtgTGGCACTGAGTAATAGGCTTTCTTTTAGTCAATCCAGGTGGTGCATAGGTATGTCAGTCTGGTCTTACAGTCTCAAGCAACTAGTGTATCTACCAGTAGCTGTTGGTTTGCCTCTCTGTTGTTTCTACCCATTCTTTTCTGGGCCCTGCTCAtatgcctgttcatcttagccgctatgatgcctgacaggagcttccatgttgtgctgaggcaggttattggccgGTAgctggatgggaccggtcccttctggggaTCCCTGGGAATCAGGACTGTCCAGATGTCCAGCATCTTAGCCAGTAGGCATGAATCATGTCAGAgtctggtgctgtccaactcttcatgctttttagaccctttcttggatgtttTGTCTCACATTGTCACTGGAGCCTGTTCACGTTGTTTGCTCCATCTTGAACCTTGTTGATGCTGTTCTCAAGGGACTGTCCATAATACATGATCACTGTGCATGATTAGTGGCtatcttcctgatgtacttATGTGTATTTGTTGTTTCATCCTAGATAGTGGTTCTGACTGTCACTAGTCCTCAGCGTTCTTCCTTCCACTTAGGGTACAGTCTCAGGGTGCTAGACTTGGGGTGAAAACCTCCTTGTATGCTAAAGAGCTTTCTTATCATGTTGTTGATGGCTgttatctcctcctttggcaaACTTGTTATCTCAGCAAGGTATCTGACGATCGTCAGGGCTTTGATGTAGATTGCCTGGatcttgttcttcccattcagCTGACTTAATTTGGGTAATCAGGTATTTGGTATTATTTATAGCTATCCTCAAAATCTGCAATGTTAGTATGGTAGTCCcttcagttctgactaccttcttTCTTTTAGTTGCCATTCGACTAGAGAAGTCATTCTTCTCCCGTCATTGTTGTAGTAATCTGtcaaaaacttgtttaaaataaccaaacaaacaaaaaaaagtaatttatttgtcaaataacaaactgaaacaGCAAAGGAATCCTTATTTATACAcaataacacacaaaaaaaacattttgtctgGCCTCTTTCGGCCTTGCAGTCTTGCTGGTGTTATTGAGTTCCAAATAGTTTCCATTGATCTAAATTATCTTTAAATCTGCTAAATTCCAAATGTGTTCAATAGGCCAGTCAATCAGTTCTAgtcattcaaattccttttTCTTGGTCAAATAGTCTCTGCACAGCTTTGAAGTGGTCTTGGAGTCTTTTTTGCTATATGAACCCACAGCCAGGTTCTTTGAGTCTAGAAGGGATACAATGATGCACCAAGATGTTATGGTAGACCTTGTTCGTGACACCATTAAGTTTTGGTGATTTGCCAGTGCAATTTCCACAAATGAAACCTACAGAATCTCAATTGTGTTTCATTGTTGGTGCAATGCACCTAACGTCAAAGCTTTtctacacacaaaaacacaacaatgctGATGAAAGTGTTCAAACTTGGAGTCATCCATCCGGAGTCCACTCTGCAGTCCAGTATTTGTGCTGCCTGGaggtgtttgtttatttatgttttttcaaGAACCAAACCAGACCAAAAAGCAATGAAATGTTCTCTGTATCACACCCTGACCCACTCCCACAACAAGcccaacttaaaaaaaaccaaacaaaaaaacaaaaaacaatttcaatTAGTGCTATAGTATGATCTTTTTTGTTCATACATTTGTCACATTTGAGACTGCACCAGGAAGATGCAGGAAtatgaaatatatttacttCAAGCAAAAAATGTCATTAAGGTTATATTATATTAAAAGATGTTAACAGCTTTTATCATGTAATTTTAAACTTATAAAAACAATGATGAAAGCTTTagtctttttaaatcttaagtAGTGTTTACACAGCAACTAACAACCACTATTTAGAGCATCATGGAAACAGAAGCAGAAATATTTAATAACAGATTTTATTGATTTACGATCATGAAGAGCATAATCTTCATTTTAAAGGTGAGGAAaggatgttgaaggagagaaaGACGGGATATGGATTTAAGGTTGGTAATGAAGTTGGAAGAAATGAAGATAGAGAAGTGATGAGGAAATTTGGAGAGATTTGGGGATggaggaaagagaagaaagggATGGGGAGAGACAGGGGAGAGGGAAGATGGAGAAAGGAGAATGGAAAGAAAGAGGTAAAGGTAGATGGGTGACGGTAGAAAAGATTAAGAACAAGGTGGAAACTACTGCTCAGCCTGAGCTTAAGGCTATTAGTAAACTTTCATAGGAGACAGAGAAAATTCTCTGCTGTTGTGTCATTGTATAGTACATCATCTGCACTGCATAGAACCTGAGAGATACCACTCACACAGTCAAAATGCTATCTGTGGGAACTCACTCTACATCCAGGATGGTAAATACAGTTATTCCAGTTTGTTCAATACATACCATTTTTCAATGCAAAAACCTGTTAACTGCACTATTACACTATTAAAATTGTATACTTAAGTATATATAGAAATGTCAATATGACTTTACtccaatatttatttaataatgttattttattttattctattctgtaattaattagtttttattacTGGTGGTATCTATGAGACACCAAATGAAGAacacagtgacaataaagcctTGTCTTATCTTGCTCATGTTATGCACTCAACTTTCGCAAAGAGTTGTGGTGGTCAGCAGGCTGTGTGTAGTTCCAAGCACAGTGCTTGGAGGTTGAGAAGTTGGCTTCTTGACGCAAAGACAGACTAATGATCCAACACAACTATTGtgttcaaaaaaagaaacacataagGCCACAGATGTTCCATAAACCAGTAAAGTTGTGTCATCACTGCAAAACTGTCAGAAGTTTAGTTGTAAAACCTTCCCTGGCTTTAATGCCACAACTATATTATTTCCATGTGTATGAGCTATAAATTATCTCAACACTTTTCCACAAGATTGTTTTGGTCAGACacagttttttaaatgagtCCTGTGAGATGCTTCAACTCTGAAAGTATTACAAAACATTCATTAGAAAAATCTCCATGGATCCAATTACTGCAAATAATTGGAtattgtttaatgtttttctcattATATTGTAAGCATCACCTCATGAGATCAGTATAGGAAAACTGCATATATTTTGCTGTAAAGAAGTCAGACATGCAGCCACATGCTTGCAGCCTGTGCTGTCCAATCCTTTCAGAAAACATCAGGTGAGGATCACTCACTCCTTTTGCCACATGCATGACTTCAAATGTGCTCATTAAACTGACATGTGAATTGTACCTGTATTGTAATGCCTCTGTAACAatatgattttcttttccttagaCTAATAAGGTAGTCCTCAAACGCAGGCTGTGGAGTTCAACTATGATTTTTCAAAGGACTGTTTTAAACAGCTCTGCTATCATTCATCCTCCAGGTTTCTATATCATTGGATTTGAGACCTTTCCTTTCATCAGTGTCTACTTTGTCTTCCTGGCATTTCTTTATGGTGTTACAGTGCTGTTTAACATTTTGGTGATTTATGTGATTGCTTCTACTCGTCATTTGCACACTCCAAAATTTTTGGCTGTTGTCAACCTTGCAGTTATTGATCTGTTTCTTAACACTTGTACCATTCCCAGCAtgataaaaatatttctcaTCAAGAACAACTTCATTCCATTTAACTTATGTTTGCTACAGATGTATGTTTATTATGTGTTTGCATCTTTGGAGTCATTTGCTCTTGCTATACTTGCCTATGACCGGTTAATTGCAATATGTTTCCCTCTGCGTCATAACTCCATCAACACTGTGAGAAGCATGTGTTGTATTATCAGTGTAACATGGTTTCTTGTTATGGGAGTAATTGCATTTACAACAGGTATAATGACTCGACTCTCTTTTTGCAGGTCTGTGAGAGTGTTCAGCTATTTCTGTGACTATGCACCTGTGTTTCGGCTTGCCTGTAATGATAACACAATGCAGTGGTTTGCAGCTTCCTTTCTAAgtgttttgttactttttgtcccttttactttcatttttctgtcttaTGTCAGCATCCTGGTGACAGTGTTCAGGATGAAATCTGTGGACAGTCGAGTGAAAGCTTTGGCCACGTGTGCTGAGCATCTCATTCTTGTTGCTATATTTTACATTCCTCTTACTGTCATTTTCACAATTGGTTTTTTTCTGGGTGTTGTTAATCCAGATCAGCGAGTTCTGAGTCTGTCGCTGGCCTCATGCATCCCACCTTGTATCAATCCTATTGTATATTCTTTGAAAACCAAAGAGCTCAAAACCAGAGCACTGAAACTGTTTAGAAAAACTAAAGTTAATGCATAAGATAATAAATAGACtgaaatagtttgaaatgtcaAACTGATTTCAAGTCATGGGGCACATCTAGCCCACTTTCTTCTTAAATGGGCTAGATGAGTGAAACTTATTTCAGtcttaaaagttttaaatacaagaaaacaaggTGGTATTTTAGCTGCATGTCTTGGTTTTCTACATGTGTAGAGTTAAAGAAGAAGTTCTGGTACCTTGTTGTCCAGACTGTCCTGTATTTATAAAACAAAGGTTATCTATAGGTGGTGAAAAATgggaacttttctgtcatttagtcatttatctattacttaattCTTCTTGTTTACCATGATTGGTAATAGGGGAGTTTTTTGTTAATAGGAAAAGCTGTCAATcatatgaaaatacattttttccttCCCTCACATTTTCTAGCCTGGCTGGATTATGTTGTTTTGTGCCCCCATGCCTTATGTTTGAAATCTTTAGTTTAGAGAATCAGTGTCAAGAAGGCTGACAACAGGGTAATGTGCTGTAAACCTGAGTCTATAATGTTTACATCATTCAAAAAGAGGAGCGACAAAGTTTGTGATGTCTTTGCTCTTAAACTACTTAAACTACTACTTAAGAAATTAATCTCTCTCACTATTCTGTTAATTGTGttttcatattatttatttggtggcttgtgtgattttttttcataatacTTACACCATGTTTATGAGGTAATAAGTAGCATTGTGATAAATTATTGAACTTTTAATGTgaatattgaaattttaaaatttgGATTAATTGGAAAAGATTTTTATGAACCAATCAGGATTTCACATCTGTTATTTCAATAAGGAGAGCTTGTTAGAAGGAAATTTACACATAAGCTTCATTCCATTTAACTCGACTAATTTTGTGACTAAACGAAATTAACTGTCACATCGTAAGTAACACTCCATATGTATACAATGGTTAAAATAAGTATTGATCATGTCACCATTTTCTAAATATGTTTATAAAGGTGTTATTGACATGACATTCTCAGCAGATGTCGGTAAAAACCCATCCAGTCCACACATGCAAATTAATCAAACCACAGATGTCCATAAAATATGTGTAATTAGTTAGAAATAACACAGTACTGAACACATGACACGGTACTGAACACATGAAGAAAGGGAGGTGCAAAAAAACATGACACCAGTTGTAATCTATCAGTGATTAGTAAGCAATCCCGCCACTTTGTGCAAATTAATGTCAGCTGGTTCAGTCCTGACTGATGCTACACAAGAAACATCTCATCATGGGTAAAACCAAGGAGTCCTTGACCCTTGCAACCTTATTGTGCCAAAAGATACAGATGGCACTGGCTACAGAAGTATTTCTAAACTACTGAAGGTTCCAGCGAGCACTGTTGGAGCCATAATCCAGAAGTGGAAAGAACATAATTTCTCCATAAACCAGCCACGACCAAGTGCTCACTGCAAGATTTCACACAGAGGAGTGAAAAAAGTCAGCAGGTACAATTGtgtcaaagaaaacaatggCCTATATGCACACTCACGACACAAGATTCCATTACTAAAGAAAAAGCATGTTGCAGGTGCATTTTCAGTTTGCTGAACAACATTTGGACAAGCCTGTAAAAGAATGGGAGGATATAGTCTGGTCAGATTAAACAAAAATTGAACTCTTTGGATGCCATAATAAACACTATGTTTGGTGGTGAAAAGGCACCACGTATCACCCCCAAAACACCATACTAATGGTGAAGTTTGAAGTTGAAATTTGGAGGTGGGCAAATCATGGTGTTGGGCTGTGGCACTGGAACACCACACATTACTGAAGGAAGGATGAATGGAAAAATGTAACGAGACATTCTTCATAAAAATCTGCTGCCTTCTATCAGGATGATTAAGatgaaacaaaagtgaaagcttcagcaagacaatgaacCTAAGCAGACAGCCAGGTGACCTCTCTGTTGGTTTTAGAGAAAGACAACAAAGATGCTAGAATGGCCAAGccagtcacctgacctgaattCAACTGAAAATCTATGGAGAGAAGTAAAGGTCAGAGTTCTTAGGAGGCAACCTTCAGGATCTGAAGATTGTTTGTGTAGAAGAATGGGCCAAAATCACACCCGAGCAATGCATGGGACTAGTTTCTGCATACAGAAGGCGTCTAAAAGCTGTCATTGTCCACAAAggcttctgtataacgtattaaAGAAATTTCAGTTAGCGTGTTCAGTACATTTTCCCTTTGTCATTATTCATTATTACATATAATTTAAGGAAATCTATGGTTTTTATTgctttgcatgtgtggattggatggGTTGTTACTGACATCTGCTGAGAATTTCATGTCAACAGCACCTTTAGCAATATATTTACCTGCAAAATTGTtgatgtatatatattttgccaatctccaaccttctcTGGGTTCTGGAATATTCATATATTCAGAGAGCACttaactgtttttatttgccaAACAATCTCCACAATTAcagtttggtttaatttttaataaaattgtgACCTGCATTTTAATTGCATGCCTTGTTTTTAAATATGAGTAGTAAGCAAATTTGAGTTATATTTACTTCATGTCCTATTTAAATGAAGTATTATTCAGTTTTGACGTTAAATGAACAACAGCTCTGAGTTAGGAGGAGGTGGTTGAAGAGTACAGGTCGAAGAGGAGCTTGTTGATGAAAAAAGATTAAATTTCGTGAGTAAATCAGTGTGTTTGGTCAGAAGGCTGAGTGTACGGTGCTTTAGTGCTAAAGTCACTGGAGATATTGGCTGCAATACAGAGACCCCATGAGTTCTTTTAACTTTGGCCAGACCTGGCAGTTGAACAGGCCACAGGGAGTGTAGCTTTACATAGTTCTTCTTttcacatgttttaaaaaaagactaataaactgcatttctttCAGCATCCCATttggacatttattttttacacttcACTCAGTAATTCATTTGGGCAGGATACAAACCAAATTGGTCTCCACTGGTTTGTATCCTGCTCcactggagtatgaatgtgtgtgaatgttagatagaaaacaCTTACAtagaaaaagaacagaaaaaaatgcttgTATGAATCGGTGAATGAGACAACTTGTATAAAATCGCTCTGAGTGCTCAGTTAGAGTAGAAAGAACCAGCACAAGaaccagtctatttaccaaGTTTATAAAAAGGAAATTCAGATTTCATTCCACATATTCCTCATTTAGCACTCCTAAGATTCAACACGTACAGACTTCTATGATTTTATTGTCTCTAGTACAGTACCGAACCCTGTTACTAGTATTAGCATTTTCCATAGAATTATGTCTTAATTACTTAGAAAAACTGCTTCCCTGTGGACTTATTCATAGTGCTATTTCTCATAGAGCGACATCACATATAAAATATTATACTATAGTATATAGTAAAAtattacatacatatacatatataaacacaGGATAGTGCAAGAGCCTCCTTAACATCAGTTTTCATTCAATATATTCAGACTTTCATTCTACATATACGTATATTATATTCCTCGTCAAACAACtgtctaaaaaaaaagaggagaaagcaACAAATAGTTTGTCCGTTTTGTAAAACTCTGACATTTGGTATATACACAAGGTTATTTGGACTAATGTTAAGAAACTTTCCTTGGCTTTTTTGTCAAAGAAACATTATTCCCATATTTACAACCTCAATAATATTTCAGCAACTCCCCAACTTGGTCagacacattttaaaatgattccTGTGAGATGCTTCAACttagaaaacattaaaacattaattaGAATGAGTTTGttttgaggaaaagaaaagttgGTCATCAAAGTAAGCCACAGTTCTCTCTCTATGGATCAAATTAGTGCAAATAATTGGGTACAGTTGTAAGCATCACCTCATGAGATCTGTGTAGAAATACTGTATATATTTCACTGTAAAGAGGTCAGACATGCAGCCACATGCTTGCATCCTGTGCTGTCCAATCCTTTCAGAAAACATCAGGTGAGGATCACTCACTCCTTTTGCCACATGCATGACTTCAAATGTGCTCATTAAAATGCCATGTGAATTGTACCTGTATTGTAATGTAACAatatgattttcttttccttagaCTAATAAGGTAGTCCTCAAACACAGGCTGTGGAGTTCAGTTATGATTTTTCAAAGGACTGTTTTAAACAGCTCTGCTATCATTCATCCTCCAGGTTTCTATATCATTGGATTTGAGACCTTTCCTTTCATCAGTGTCTACTTTGTCTTCCTGGCGTTTCTTTATGGTGTTACAGTGCTGTTTAACATTTTGGTGATTTATGTGATTGCTTCTACTCGTCATTTGCACACTCCAAAATTTTTGGCTGTTGTCAACCTTGCAGTTATTGATCTGTTTCTTAACACTTGTACCATTCCCAGCAtgataaaaatatttctcaTCCAGGATAACTTCATTCCATTTAACTTATGTTTGCTACAGATGTATGTTTATTATGTGTTTGCATCTTTGGAGTCATTTGCTCTTGCTATACTTGCCTATGACCGGTTAATTGCAATATGTTTCCCTCTGCGTCATAACTCCATCAACACTGTGAGAAGCATGTGTTGTATTATCAGTGTATCGTGGATTTTTAATATGGGAATAACAGCTTTTGCAACAGGTATAATGACTCGACTCTCTTTTTGCAGGTCTGTGAGAGTGTTCAGCTATTTCTGTGACTATGCACCTGTGTTTCGGCTTGCCTGTAACGATAACACAATGCAGTGGTTTGCAGCTACCATTTTCagtattttgttactttttgtcCCCTTTgcgtttgtttttctgtcttatgTCAGCATCCTGGTGACAGTGTTCAGGATGAAATCTGTGGACAGTCGAGTGAAAGCTTTGGCCACGTGTGCTGAGCATCTCATTCTTGTTGCAATATTTTACATTCCTCTTATTGTTATTTTCACAGTTGGTTTTTTTCTGGGTGTTGTTAATCCAGATCAGCGAGTTCTGAGTCTGTCGCTGGCCTCATGCATCCCACCTTGTATCAATCCTATTGTATATTCTTTGAAAACCGAAGATATCAAAACCAGAGCACTGACACTGTTCAGAAAAACTAAAGTTAATGCATAAAATAACAATCAATTCTAAATTGGAAAACAGAGAAGCAAATAATGAATGATGACCAAAAGACTGGAT is a window encoding:
- the LOC134637537 gene encoding olfactory receptor 2AT4-like translates to MIFQRTVLNSSAIIHPPGFYIIGFETFPFISVYFVFLAFLYGVTVLFNILVIYVIASTRHLHTPKFLAVVNLAVIDLFLNTCTIPSMIKIFLIQDNFIPFNLCLLQMYVYYVFASLESFALAILAYDRLIAICFPLRHNSINTVRSMCCIISVSWIFNMGITAFATGIMTRLSFCRSVRVFSYFCDYAPVFRLACNDNTMQWFAATIFSILLLFVPFAFVFLSYVSILVTVFRMKSVDSRVKALATCAEHLILVAIFYIPLIVIFTVGFFLGVVNPDQRVLSLSLASCIPPCINPIVYSLKTEDIKTRALTLFRKTKVNA
- the LOC134635294 gene encoding olfactory receptor 1496-like gives rise to the protein MLMKVFKLGVIHPESTLQSSEERMLKERKTGYGFKVGNEVGRNEDREVMRKFGEIWGWRKEKKGMGRDRGEGRWRKENGKKETNKVVLKRRLWSSTMIFQRTVLNSSAIIHPPGFYIIGFETFPFISVYFVFLAFLYGVTVLFNILVIYVIASTRHLHTPKFLAVVNLAVIDLFLNTCTIPSMIKIFLIKNNFIPFNLCLLQMYVYYVFASLESFALAILAYDRLIAICFPLRHNSINTVRSMCCIISVTWFLVMGVIAFTTGIMTRLSFCRSVRVFSYFCDYAPVFRLACNDNTMQWFAASFLSVLLLFVPFTFIFLSYVSILVTVFRMKSVDSRVKALATCAEHLILVAIFYIPLTVIFTIGFFLGVVNPDQRVLSLSLASCIPPCINPIVYSLKTKELKTRALKLFRKTKVNA